The region TGCAAAGAGATCTAACATTGTTGCTGAGGCCTTTGGTGGTTGTCAGAGGTTTTGTTAGCTCtaatttggtttttaatttcACTCAGTTGTTCCTTTAGGGTTGCTTTAAATGCTTCAATTAACTAAGGTATTGAGtgcttttcttgttttaattccctctacaaaaaaaacaaaacaagagtcTTAATTCCAATTTTGCAGGGCTGCAATAAAAATCACTCATTATATAGCTCTGTTGATATTCTCTTATGCCCTCTGCACTTATTCCCCCCCCCGCGGTGATTCTGTGAAGCTGACTTTATTCAGATTCATTTTGGGAATATCGCAACATTACGGCTCCCTAAAACAAACGTTTGCGGTTTGATGGTCACCAAATTGTCTAATTTCCAATCACTGTGTGTCCCATGCAGAGCCAAACAAGATGTGGTGTGTTACTATGGAAACAGAGGCAGCCCCGAACCTATCCATCTAAAAGCAggtctgtgttttttttgttacgGTTGCTGTAGAAACCTTTCAGTTCGCATTTTCCTCTCTTCGCAGCCTTTGGCCCTCCACGTTAGCCTGACATTTCTGTTTTGATGTGCTCACTGATTGTCTGTTTATTGGAGCATTGAACTAGAAGGTCACAAACCCAGCTTACTAGTCTCTTTTTTTCAATTCTGGCTAGCAGGAATCTATGGGTTGAGTAATTCATTGCTGGATACTCCATGGAAGAAGCTGTTGCGAGGCAAGCGGCACTTCAGCAGCGTCGTGGATGACCAGACCTTGTCCTGCGATGGACtggtgcaggagctgctgggtgTGCTGAACAACGAAGAACTGTGAGTTCACGTGACGTTGAAAGCACACTTTAGTCTCCGAGGCCCCTAAAACTAATTCTGTATCTCTAAAATCTTCATGAGCAACAGCCCTTGCTGGTCTCATGATTTTGGTTCCACACTCCCCTTTTCTATGAATGTTCTCAGAAATTCTGTGGTTACTATGTCAGACTTTCAGCTTCAGGTTCTAAGTGCGGCTTTAGCTTTAATCAAATTAGCGCCAGCACACTCCCAGTAAACGTCATGGATCTGGTCCCTTGTTTGACACGATGGAGCTATTATCTGCAGCAGTTGCAAAGGCAAATATGAAAAGATGTTGACAGTTTCTGTCATGGCTTGGTTTAACAGGAACAGTCCTGATCCGGCTCAGGAGAGCCAAGGTGATGGTTGCTCCAAGCCCATGCTCCAGGCTCTGTCAGCAGTGTGTGTCCGCTCCCCTGATTATGGCACAAGGTCAGTATCTCTTCTTCCACCCCGAATGCCTGGTTCCCCCCACTGCTATTTTCAGCCTGAGGTGACTAGTTGGTGTGTGATCATAGACAGAACTGATGGTACACAGAACTCCCCGGTGGAATCAATCCctcacacagaggaaatgaaagggAATAATCTGCATGGTGGATTTGCAGATACAGAGAGTCCCTTTTAACCGAAAGGTCAAAGTCTTTTGATACTGTCTGTTCATTCTTCATACAGGTTGTCCTCTGCTTAAGTCCCGTCTCTCAGTCTATGTTCTAAATTGTTTTAATGCGTAATGAtacattttctctcattttagGACCAATACAGTTATCCTCATAGATGCAGAAGGCAACGTGACCTTCACAGAGCGTACCATGCGCGACCGTGACACAAGCAATTGGCGCACCAGTTCATTCAATTTTAAACTGGATGCGTGAGAAAGTGACGGTGACACCAACTCTGTGCCTTTCTTCATCAACTCCATCTTCACCGCCAGCTGCACATAAGCTCTGTGAACCTGAGGACTCATCAATTTTATAAGCTAGTTAGTACTAGCTTCCTCATAACTTACAGTTAATATGTATAACTTTTCTTGATTTGAATGAAAATGCTATTTTGAAATGATATACCggtaaatgaaatattaaagtaTTTTGACTGTATATCATAAAATAACAGTATTCGGTTACTTTTGACATTCGGGTTTATACAGCaatgcagtttgtttttttaaaacaatctaATTAATGCTTTATGTTGTCACATTTTACCTTTACATTcatacaaaaagaatgtattcTACACACTTTCTACACCTCAGTATGAATTGGCATCCTCATATACATTTATGAATTGCATTTAGTTACATCACACGATCACACAATTTAATGTGAAATGCTGAATTTTCATCCacaataaaatgtaacagaatGCTTCATTTTTGTATACAATATCTTATCTGGGTTGGTATGAGCTGATGACCTGTACTTGGTGCAAATCatcaatatatattttttcaaaacagaaatTTCAGATCTTATTTTATGGTTGAATATCTTTTACAGCTTTTCATTCGAGAACTGTCATTACACCACAAATGAATCACAAATTCGTCTAACATTTGCAGAGTGCActttacaaaaacaacacactGTAATCTTTTGAACCTGACGGTAATGTTCTCAGTTGTACTTTTGccactgagcagcagctcttGAGTAACAGCGACCCCAAGTGGCGTAATAAGATATCGTAAAGGTACGGTACCAAGTATAAATCAATTTATCTGAAAAGCTTGGTGACGTCTAGACAAATTAACAATCCCAGAAATAGAAGCGGGGGTTGATGCATCAAGTGTTATTCGTAGCATATTGATAATTTTCAGTGATGTAACCCATTTATTGTGGCAGAGATGCCAGTGCTTTGACAAGGGAAAACCGAAAACGCTGCGATTTGTAGTAGTCAAACACGTAATATTTCTGATACTGTCACGTCCACAATTTAATATGTGCACGCCAGCTCATTCTGCAGGTGTTCCGACGTTCAAGTTAATGGGTTAAAAGTCCAAGTACGTGATTGGCCCAGTGAGCTGTCAGTCATCTGAAGCCGGTACTCGGAGGCGGGAGTTCGCTTTTCTTCCCGCTGTGGTTTTCCTCAAGATGGCGGAGACAGTTCAGCCCGTACGGTGGCATGTCCAGTATTAAAGTAATTTAGATTTCGCCGTTTGGTGCCACAACGAGGCTACTGTGTAATATATCTCTGTGAGTATTTAAATAGCAAAAACATTTTCAGGCTTATTTGGGAAGACGAGGCTATGCAAACGGATGTTAGTGCTAGCAAGTTAGCATTTATGTGCCAGGGCCTGCTATGTAGCCGAACAGATGTGCCAGAGTTCTTTTCCCCCTCAATTTTCTCTTTCGATGAGATGCATAGAGCTTTTAAGTTTTAATTCTAACTGCTTTTAATGTGGTAGCAATGGGGAAGCCGTTACATTTCGCGGCTTCTTCCTGAATAGATCTATATAGATGTGTCATGGTGTTGCACTGCCTAATGTCTTTTCTCGCTGCTGCCTTTTTCCTAGCTTCCAAAAGATATGAAAGGAAGATGATCAGCGCCTGTCCCGTATGTAGCTGAATGCATTGTGATTTCCAATAATTGAGACAGTGATTCTAAAAGCTGTCTACATTAATGAAAAGAACAATGTAGTCAGCTTAGCGTTTTCGCCTCTGGTACGTGGTCTAAACAGGGATGTGCTTCTGCATGCATTCTGGGTTTAGAGCAAAGATAGCGTCTACATAGGACAGTTTTTAATCATCAATAAGTTATATAAGTCTGTAGAATTGGTTTACAATTAGTTAATATGGAGATAGATGACGTCCTACCCCCTCTCCCTTTGGAGCCTCCTAATAATTTTGATCCCAGTGATGACAgagcacctccaccacctcccctgCAAACGTCCAGTGACGCAGAGGTAATGGACGTTAGCTCTGGTGGTGATGGATACACATACACCCCAGGGGACGGGGAACCCCCTCCACAGCACCCACTCAGCCTGGGCTCACTAACTTTTTGTAGCGACCTCTCAAACGAGGCCAGTCCAAATCCATCGTGCCCCAGAACGGCCCGCCATGCTCCCCCGGTAACAAAGTTCTTGCCAGATCTCAAGCTGCTAAGAGATGTCAAAATCCGTGTGAGCTTCACTGAAAGCAACACCAGTAGCAAAGACAGGAAGGTTTTGTACACAGGTGAAGGGCagcagggaggaagggaagacaCTTTAGACAGCCTGAATGGTGGGTTGCATGCCTGGACTGAGCAGGAATTAGCTGAGGGTAGCTCCGGAGAGGGAAACATAGCAACCAGATCgtcagaggaggctgaaggtgaCCAAGAAAACAAGGTAGAATTTGCTGTCTTGGATGAGTTGGAGGACTTCTGTGACTTCCTGGATCACGAAGATGGGGAACACGGTGGTTTTAAATCTGAGAGCATAGTGCAGCAGGAGCATCCAGATGATGAAGCTGTGGTTTACTCCTACGAGGTACGTCTATTATTGGTGCTACTTTAATGAATGGAAGTTCTCCTTTTATTGGCAGTTCATTAAACCCATCCCCTCAGGATTTCATTAAAGCTACTGTAGCGATTCAGCGAGTGGCAAATATAAAACCTGTTTGTTCATTAAAAAGTCCATTTGGTCTTACATTACCtgataattaaaaaacaattctAATCTTGACATTAATATATTTTTGTGTTGATAAAAATGGTCATGGACTTTCAGGAAAATAACGAGTAACAGTTTATTGATTGACTTTATCTTTGTTacgatttatttttttgaatcTGTTACTTTTTTCCACCCCATATCATAAGATCTTGTGCAATTCATACATTTCTAAAAAAACGAAGGGTCTTCATTTGACCGTTGACCCAACTTCCTCTCCTGGCCGTTGACTCTTCCAGGAGGAGTTTGACAATGATGTTGATGCTCTGCTTGAAGAAGGCATGCCGGTACCCAAAAAGATGCGCACCACAGAGGACAAATCAGGCGGGGAAAGTGACCACCAGTCGGACGGTGAAGAAGGCATTCAGCCTATGATGACCAAAATCAAGACTGTCCTCAAGAGTGAGTGACGGAGCGTTTGTTCAGTGTGGGGTGCATATGCCTCAAATTAAAACGTGTGCATGTTTGAAGTGAGTAGTTTTAGACTTATAAATCTTCCGTGGTGCTAGGTCGGGGACGTCCTCCCACTGAGCCTCTACCTGATGGTTGGATCATGACATTCCATAATTCCGGCATTCCAGTTTACCTGCACAGAGAGACCAGGGTGGTTACGTGGTCACGGCCCTACTTCCTTGGGACCGGCAGTATTAGGGTAATGCAAATATCTACTGCAGCTTTTTTTGCTCTTGTTACCAGGTTTGAGTTTAAAGAGGTTGtgcttttaaatataaataactgtTTGTTGAATGTAAGACAAAAATCCTGTTTAAGTGCTGGTCCTTTGTCTTTGCTGCAGAAACACgacccccccaccagcagcatccCTTGCCTGCACTACAAGAAAATGAAGGATCACGAGGAAAGGGAACTGAATGGGGAGGTGGCACTTAATACAGAGGAGGTTCAGGACAAGTCTGATGAGCAGACCAATGGCGATATGGAAGCAAGCAGGTTAGGTGCTACCACTGGGGAAGGGGTCTCGCCCTCTGGCCCGACTGATGATGGTCCCAATGGAGAGAGCGCCGCTAATAACAGCCTGCAGGGTAAAGGGTCCCAGCCTTGCGATACCGCCCAGGGAGCCTTGGGGCAGGTCAAGGCCAAGGTGGAGGTGTGCAAGGATGAGTCCATAGGTAAAGACTGTGAGCGAGGGCTCATCATTGAGGAGCTGCTGCGTTCCTAAACTAACCTAATAAATGCTTCTCACAGAGCTTGAAGACTTTCGCTCATACCTCGAAAAATGCTTCGACTTTGAACAAGTCACTGTGAAGAAGTTTCGCACGTGGGCCGAGAGGAGGCAGTTCAACAGGGACATGAAGAGGAAGCAGGCAGAATCGGAAAGACCGATCCTGCCCGCCAACCAGAAACTTATTACACTGTCGGTCCAAGATGCTCCCACCAAGAAAGGTAAGAACTGAGCAGGTCTCTGGATTAAGGTTAACAAGGTCACCGTAGCAACAGTGACACAGTGATGTAGCTCCACCACGATAAGCGAGGCCATTTGCTGAAGATTTCGATGTTTCTTTTTAACAGAATTTGTCATCAACCCTAATGGAAAGTCTGAAGTTTGTATTTTGCATGAATACATGCAGCGTGTCCTGAAGGTCCGACCTGTTTACAACTTTTTTGAATGTGGTAAGTTTTTAATGGACTTGGATTCTGTTTTGCTATTAATGAATACTgtcattgttttttaaaataagataaTAAATCCTGTATCATCTGTGTCCAGAGAACCCAAGTGAACCCTTTGGAGCATCAGTCATTATTGATGGAGTTACTTATGGCACAGGAACTGCAAGCAGTAAAAAACTTGCCAAGAATAAAGCTGGTAAAGTTTTTCACTCCCGGTTGAGTTTGTTTATGGCTGTCCATCATCTGTGGTCACACCCTCAGTTGTAATTTTTCCACTTAAAATTCAGCTCGAGCCACACTGGAAATCCTCATCCCTGACTTTGTGAAGCAGACAGCGGAGGAGAAGCCTGTCGAGGGTGATGAACTGGAGGTACACCTTTTGATTGGTGTGACGTGCAGCTCTTTTTGTTTCGTGTCTTTTTGTTCAGACAGGGTCGATGGCTTCTATTAGAAATAAACACATTAGTATCATTGGCCACAACAACCACATCTTTCTacttaaaaatgtaaatattgtctATGCAATTTAGAAGAACACAAAAATCCATATCACATATCCTCCTTTTCAGTATTTTAATCATATCAGTATAGAAGACTCAAGAGTGTATGAGCTGACCAACAAAGCAGGACTACTTTCGCCATATCAGATTCTTCATGAGTGCCTTAAAAGGTAGGAGGTTCTCAGCATTGTCATGTATCATCTGGCGTGTTATTTTTCTCATCTGTGTTGATCTGTGGTCCATGTGTTTATGCTCATTTGATATCTCTTCTAGAAACCACGGAATGGGAGACACCAGCATTAAATTTGAGGTGATCCCCGGCAAAAATCAGAAGAGCGAGTACGTGATGACATGTGGGAAGCACACTGTACGCGGTTGGTGTAAGTAGACCGTGACCGTCTGCAGGTACTGAGGCTGTTGCTGGGCCTGACGGGTTGTTTGTCTGACGCTAGGCAAGAACAAGAGGGTTGGCAAGCAACTCGCATCTCAGAAGATACTGCAGATGCTTCATCCTCACGTCAAGAACTGGGGCTCTCTGCTCCGTATGTATGGAAGAGAGAACAACAAAATGGTCAAGAAGGTGAGAAGCTTCAAATGCTCAATTTCCACCATTGTCTGTTCACTGTAACCTTGACAGTAGACTTACTGGACtggttttgatttttatttgtttttccctaaattaaaaacaaacaaacaaaacatttaaatattgagtTGCTGTCCATCTTTTGCAGGAGAACTCTGACAAGAGTGTGATCGAGCTCCAGCAGTATGCCAAAAAGAACAAGCCAAACCTTCATATCTTGAACAAACTGCaagaagaaatgaagaaattagcaAGCCAGAGGGTGAGCGTTGTACCCACAAAATGCTTTAGACAAAGAGacaatttatatatatttatatttatttttgcattctTTTTATTTGAAACCAGGAGGAAACGAGGAAGAAACCCAAGATGACCATAATGGAGTCGGCCCAGCCAGGAAGTGAACCACTGTGCACGGTCGATGTTTAAGTGTCTGAATCACTGAAGCGCCACAGCACTGAAGCCCAGTCACTGTCGGGACGTCCCAAACTTACTACATCTAACGGCAATATGATATCGACCTGAACCAGGCAGGCAGACCAGTTCCGCTTCCGTGGTAGATGTCAGAGCAGACCATAACCACACTAACGGGCAGTAGAGCAAATGCCATCTACCTCCCCAGATACATCCTCACTATGGCAACCCCTGGAGGCTGCAGGCAGACGAGTCGGCCCGATTTCATGAGTTGAACCACGTCAACACAATGCATGCTTCTTTAGCCACAAGAAAAACACTGCAcaacctttgttttgttttgaagtgTCATTTT is a window of Takifugu flavidus isolate HTHZ2018 chromosome 5, ASM371156v2, whole genome shotgun sequence DNA encoding:
- the tango2 gene encoding transport and Golgi organization protein 2 homolog isoform X1; this translates as MCIIFFKFDPRPASKNAYRLILAANRDEFYNRPSKAADFWGTNNEILSGLDLEYGKEGGSWLGINKRGKLAGITNYLESHSNPDAQGRGFLVSNYLTDKDQDSYSYLKKVSLEGHLYNGFNLITAEFRAKQDVVCYYGNRGSPEPIHLKAAGIYGLSNSLLDTPWKKLLRGKRHFSSVVDDQTLSCDGLVQELLGVLNNEELNSPDPAQESQGDGCSKPMLQALSAVCVRSPDYGTRTNTVILIDAEGNVTFTERTMRDRDTSNWRTSSFNFKLDA
- the tango2 gene encoding transport and Golgi organization protein 2 homolog isoform X2, which encodes MCIIFFKFDPRPASKNAYRLILAANRDEFYNRPSKAADFWGTNNEILSGLDLEYGKEGGSWLGINKRGKLAGITNYLESHSNPDAQGRGFLVSNYLTDKDQDSYSYLKKVSLEGHLYNGFNLITAEFRAKQDVVCYYGNRGSPEPIHLKAGIYGLSNSLLDTPWKKLLRGKRHFSSVVDDQTLSCDGLVQELLGVLNNEELNSPDPAQESQGDGCSKPMLQALSAVCVRSPDYGTRTNTVILIDAEGNVTFTERTMRDRDTSNWRTSSFNFKLDA
- the dgcr8 gene encoding microprocessor complex subunit DGCR8 is translated as MEIDDVLPPLPLEPPNNFDPSDDRAPPPPPLQTSSDAEVMDVSSGGDGYTYTPGDGEPPPQHPLSLGSLTFCSDLSNEASPNPSCPRTARHAPPVTKFLPDLKLLRDVKIRVSFTESNTSSKDRKVLYTGEGQQGGREDTLDSLNGGLHAWTEQELAEGSSGEGNIATRSSEEAEGDQENKVEFAVLDELEDFCDFLDHEDGEHGGFKSESIVQQEHPDDEAVVYSYEEEFDNDVDALLEEGMPVPKKMRTTEDKSGGESDHQSDGEEGIQPMMTKIKTVLKSRGRPPTEPLPDGWIMTFHNSGIPVYLHRETRVVTWSRPYFLGTGSIRKHDPPTSSIPCLHYKKMKDHEERELNGEVALNTEEVQDKSDEQTNGDMEASRLGATTGEGVSPSGPTDDGPNGESAANNSLQGKGSQPCDTAQGALGQVKAKVEVCKDESIELEDFRSYLEKCFDFEQVTVKKFRTWAERRQFNRDMKRKQAESERPILPANQKLITLSVQDAPTKKEFVINPNGKSEVCILHEYMQRVLKVRPVYNFFECENPSEPFGASVIIDGVTYGTGTASSKKLAKNKAARATLEILIPDFVKQTAEEKPVEGDELEYFNHISIEDSRVYELTNKAGLLSPYQILHECLKRNHGMGDTSIKFEVIPGKNQKSEYVMTCGKHTVRGWCKNKRVGKQLASQKILQMLHPHVKNWGSLLRMYGRENNKMVKKENSDKSVIELQQYAKKNKPNLHILNKLQEEMKKLASQREETRKKPKMTIMESAQPGSEPLCTVDV